In Flavobacteriales bacterium, a genomic segment contains:
- a CDS encoding phytoene/squalene synthase family protein yields the protein MSKNEPQKVLFDRVSHRCSRTVTNTYSTSFSLAIRFLHKDFEKPIHGIYGFVRFADEIVDSFHDFPKAHLLERFKEETYRAIDEKISLNPILNSFQFVVNQYGIDRELIDRFLASMEMDLRKEEYTQEKYEEYILGSAEVVGLMCLKVFTEGEAEMYENLKAPAMKLGSAFQKINFLRDLKADYNELGRSYFPGIDVSKLDDATKQAIEADIQADFDAGYEGILNLPKKARFGVYLAYIYYTALFNKISKTPSTRILHERISISKPRKASLLFGSYVRHSFNLI from the coding sequence TTGAGCAAGAACGAACCCCAGAAAGTGCTTTTTGACCGTGTGTCTCACCGATGCAGTCGCACGGTTACGAACACCTACAGCACTTCTTTTTCGCTTGCCATTCGTTTTCTTCACAAGGATTTTGAAAAACCAATCCATGGTATTTATGGTTTCGTTCGGTTTGCAGATGAGATCGTAGACAGTTTTCATGACTTTCCGAAAGCGCACCTCTTGGAGCGATTCAAGGAAGAAACCTATCGCGCTATTGACGAGAAAATATCGCTTAATCCAATTCTGAACAGCTTTCAATTTGTAGTGAATCAGTACGGAATTGACCGCGAATTGATCGACCGTTTCCTTGCAAGTATGGAAATGGACCTACGGAAAGAAGAATATACGCAAGAGAAATACGAAGAATACATTTTGGGTTCGGCCGAAGTGGTTGGTCTCATGTGTCTCAAAGTTTTCACCGAGGGAGAAGCAGAGATGTATGAAAACCTGAAAGCCCCGGCCATGAAGTTGGGTTCAGCGTTTCAGAAGATCAATTTCCTACGCGACCTGAAGGCTGATTACAATGAACTGGGCCGTTCTTACTTTCCTGGCATCGATGTTTCCAAGTTGGATGACGCAACCAAACAGGCCATTGAAGCTGACATTCAGGCCGATTTTGATGCTGGGTACGAAGGCATTTTGAACTTACCTAAAAAGGCGCGATTTGGCGTTTACTTGGCATACATCTATTACACAGCCTTGTTCAACAAAATCTCCAAAACGCCTTCGACTCGGATATTGCACGAACGCATCAGCATATCTAAACCACGAAAGGCATCGTTGTTGTTCGGTTCCTACGTTCGACACAGTTTCAATTTAATTTAA
- a CDS encoding sterol desaturase family protein has product MQIIINILWVVAAFWAMEFVAWFAHKYVMHTFAWELHVDHHQPTGKFFQKNDWFALIFAIPSWLNMMFGVMNGFDFRFYIGLGILFYGIAYVTVHEVIIHNRWGNRDKIKHWYFQGLARAHFAHHKHKEKEDGECFGMLIVPLNFFKRPVNSDQ; this is encoded by the coding sequence ATGCAAATAATCATCAATATACTATGGGTCGTGGCTGCCTTTTGGGCAATGGAGTTTGTGGCGTGGTTTGCACATAAATACGTGATGCACACCTTTGCTTGGGAACTGCATGTAGACCATCATCAACCAACGGGCAAGTTCTTTCAGAAAAACGATTGGTTTGCACTCATCTTCGCCATTCCAAGTTGGCTGAATATGATGTTTGGTGTGATGAATGGCTTTGATTTTCGCTTTTATATCGGACTGGGAATTCTGTTCTACGGCATTGCGTATGTCACCGTTCACGAAGTGATCATTCACAACCGTTGGGGCAATCGCGACAAGATCAAACATTGGTACTTTCAAGGATTGGCACGCGCACATTTCGCTCATCATAAGCACAAGGAAAAAGAAGATGGCGAATGTTTCGGAATGCTGATCGTTCCTTTGAATTTTTTTAAGCGACCAGTGAATAGCGACCAGTGA
- a CDS encoding lycopene cyclase domain-containing protein, which produces MKYTYLLVNLCSVAVPLAFSFESKLQFYKKWKALFPALLLPAIFFLVWDSIFTAQGVWGFNQQYLTGIKLYNLPLEEVLFFFCIPYCCVFTYEVLNHFIKRDVLGKYARHGATILAYMLVALAFKYSDKAYTFWTSVFTLVFLLAHLVLLKKPYWSRLVFAYLVILIPFFIVNGILTGTGLENPVVWYNDDENLGIRLLTIPVEDSMYGFLLIASNISLFEYFKR; this is translated from the coding sequence GTGAAGTACACGTATCTGCTCGTAAATCTTTGTTCAGTTGCCGTTCCACTGGCATTCTCGTTCGAAAGCAAATTGCAGTTTTACAAAAAGTGGAAAGCGCTCTTCCCTGCTCTACTTCTTCCTGCCATTTTCTTTTTGGTTTGGGATAGCATTTTTACCGCTCAAGGCGTTTGGGGATTTAACCAACAATACCTCACAGGCATTAAACTTTACAATCTGCCTTTGGAAGAAGTGCTGTTCTTCTTTTGCATACCGTACTGCTGCGTGTTCACCTACGAGGTTCTGAACCATTTTATAAAGCGCGATGTGCTTGGGAAATATGCCAGACACGGAGCAACCATTCTTGCTTACATGTTGGTTGCTTTGGCATTCAAGTACAGCGATAAAGCCTACACTTTTTGGACATCGGTGTTCACCCTTGTTTTTCTGTTGGCCCATCTTGTACTGTTGAAGAAACCTTATTGGAGCAGACTGGTCTTTGCCTATCTCGTTATTCTCATTCCTTTTTTCATCGTCAATGGAATTCTCACAGGAACAGGATTGGAAAATCCGGTCGTGTGGTATAATGATGATGAAAATCTTGGCATCCGATTGCTGACAATTCCTGTTGAAGATTCCATGTATGGCTTTTTGCTGATTGCTTCGAATATTTCACTTTTTGAATATTTCAAAAGATGA
- a CDS encoding glycosyltransferase, with translation MKIGLQTWGTDGDFFPFLALAVALKAAGHQVIIAYTSIDGKDYSNHPQTEGIELIKADGGLPRPQNTNPYAIAAKPGSFREYTKLLKLFFDPFSEAMYTASEKLCMQSDMVIGHAVCHTLLTASQKHNVPRISLVLTPLIVKSKYVSPVGINLGPTINSILWAIGGFVATQTWFKTANKIREREGLPRIKSLQKELFTSDLLTIVAASQFITSRPKDWTENIQMTGFLNLPNSGSEWRIPEDLKDFLEAGEPPVFMTFGSCMAFDLEASTKLLIEAAKLSGKRTIIQSDWERFPKPTNPEIYCIGSVPHSEIFPLCSVIVDHGGAGTTQTSLLSGKPSVVVAHGFDQSYWGDQLEKAEVADKTLLRRNTTPKNLSKAVLKILSSNSFELRAANLGNKMKNENGTQSIVKWISEQS, from the coding sequence ATGAAAATCGGTCTTCAAACGTGGGGCACCGATGGCGATTTCTTTCCATTCTTAGCATTGGCCGTTGCTTTGAAAGCTGCTGGTCATCAGGTCATCATCGCGTATACAAGTATTGATGGAAAGGATTACTCTAATCATCCGCAAACTGAAGGAATTGAACTCATTAAAGCAGATGGCGGTTTACCAAGACCTCAGAATACAAACCCATACGCCATAGCCGCAAAACCTGGTTCTTTCAGAGAATACACCAAACTGCTGAAGCTTTTTTTCGATCCATTCTCAGAAGCGATGTACACAGCATCTGAAAAGCTGTGCATGCAAAGTGATATGGTCATTGGTCATGCTGTTTGCCACACGCTTCTCACTGCCAGTCAAAAGCATAACGTTCCACGTATTTCATTGGTTCTTACACCGTTGATTGTGAAGTCAAAGTACGTCTCACCCGTTGGGATAAACTTAGGACCAACCATCAACTCCATATTGTGGGCAATTGGTGGATTTGTGGCCACTCAAACTTGGTTTAAAACAGCCAATAAGATTCGTGAACGTGAAGGCTTGCCGCGAATCAAAAGCCTCCAAAAAGAGCTCTTCACTTCCGACCTGCTGACGATTGTTGCAGCAAGTCAATTCATCACTTCTCGCCCAAAAGACTGGACGGAAAACATCCAAATGACCGGATTCCTGAACCTACCAAATTCGGGTTCTGAATGGAGAATACCGGAAGACCTGAAAGACTTTCTAGAAGCAGGTGAACCACCCGTATTCATGACCTTCGGTTCTTGCATGGCATTTGATCTGGAAGCCTCCACTAAGCTGCTGATAGAAGCAGCAAAACTTAGCGGCAAACGAACCATCATTCAATCCGATTGGGAACGATTCCCGAAACCAACGAACCCGGAAATTTACTGCATCGGCAGCGTTCCACATTCAGAGATTTTTCCGTTGTGCTCCGTGATTGTTGATCACGGAGGCGCAGGAACCACGCAGACTTCGCTCTTATCGGGCAAACCTTCAGTGGTAGTGGCGCATGGGTTTGATCAATCTTACTGGGGTGATCAACTTGAAAAAGCAGAAGTTGCCGACAAGACACTTTTGAGGCGAAATACAACACCGAAAAATCTATCGAAAGCAGTGCTCAAAATCCTGAGTTCAAACAGTTTCGAACTTCGTGCTGCGAATTTGGGAAACAAAATGAAGAACGAAAATGGTACTCAATCAATAGTAAAATGGATATCAGAACAATCTTAG